From Thermoproteales archaeon, one genomic window encodes:
- a CDS encoding type II toxin-antitoxin system VapC family toxin, which yields MIIFADSSAYIAYYNKRDKNHNKAVSLVKKIKNREFGPVIIYTSDYVFDEVITAVLVITKNKDLAIKIGESIKASKITKIVKVDEEIFHRAWEIFKKHRDKFWSFTDCTSFAIMEKMNIKTAFTFDKHYKQAGFNTIP from the coding sequence ATGATAATATTTGCCGATTCATCCGCCTATATAGCATATTACAATAAAAGAGATAAAAACCATAATAAAGCCGTATCACTCGTCAAGAAGATAAAAAATAGAGAATTTGGACCTGTAATAATTTACACATCAGACTACGTATTCGACGAAGTCATAACAGCCGTACTAGTTATAACCAAAAACAAGGATTTAGCAATTAAAATAGGAGAATCTATAAAAGCATCAAAAATAACTAAAATCGTAAAAGTTGATGAAGAAATATTTCATAGAGCGTGGGAAATATTCAAAAAACACAGAGATAAGTTTTGGAGCTTCACCGACTGCACATCCTTCGCAATAATGGAGAAAATGAACATTAAAACAGCGTTTACATTCGACAAACACTACAAACAAGCAGGCTTCAACACAATACCATAA
- a CDS encoding type II toxin-antitoxin system VapC family toxin — translation MILLDTSFIIDLFKNPGKVEDYLDLIDKEGACLASISYFEIFRAKRFMGKREISYFSQLFNTYPVYTFNLLAAEKASEIWMKLERLGEMINVLDVMIGGIMLANGVGKIITRDKDFQTMSKIVDIEVIIV, via the coding sequence ATGATTTTACTTGATACTTCTTTTATAATAGATTTGTTTAAAAATCCGGGTAAGGTGGAGGATTACTTAGATTTGATTGATAAAGAAGGTGCGTGTTTAGCTTCTATATCATATTTTGAAATTTTTAGGGCAAAACGCTTCATGGGTAAAAGAGAAATTTCATATTTTAGCCAATTGTTTAATACTTACCCAGTCTATACATTTAATCTATTAGCTGCTGAAAAAGCTTCCGAAATATGGATGAAACTTGAGAGACTGGGTGAAATGATAAATGTTTTAGATGTTATGATAGGTGGAATAATGTTAGCTAATGGAGTAGGTAAAATAATTACAAGGGATAAGGACTTTCAGACGATGAGTAAAATAGTAGATATAGAAGTAATTATCGTTTAG
- a CDS encoding antitoxin VapB family protein, with product MKTITIREDLYEKLVRLKRKGESFSDVIERLLDRPRVSIRFFAGKLKDSEALKYLEETWLEFRRRVELR from the coding sequence ATGAAGACGATAACTATAAGAGAGGATTTGTATGAAAAACTTGTTAGGTTGAAGAGGAAGGGTGAAAGCTTTTCGGATGTAATTGAGAGATTGTTGGATAGGCCTAGGGTTAGTATAAGATTTTTTGCTGGTAAGCTTAAGGATAGTGAAGCTTTAAAATATCTTGAAGAGACATGGCTTGAATTTAGGAGGCGTGTGGAATTGAGGTGA
- a CDS encoding type II toxin-antitoxin system VapC family toxin, whose translation MILDTSIVIEKVKKKEEINENITSITLIEYPPIKDYEKFKGKIYFINEKDQIQAIIIQTKLRELGYPTSVGDLLIASICINRNEILLTKDKDFLIIQKAEPSLKIILKELF comes from the coding sequence TTGATACTAGACACCTCCATTGTTATCGAGAAAGTCAAGAAAAAAGAAGAGATAAACGAAAACATCACCTCAATCACTCTAATCGAATACCCGCCAATAAAAGACTACGAGAAGTTCAAGGGTAAAATCTACTTCATCAATGAAAAAGACCAAATACAAGCTATTATAATTCAAACAAAACTCAGAGAACTAGGCTATCCGACGAGCGTAGGAGACTTACTAATAGCATCAATCTGTATCAACAGAAACGAAATCCTACTAACCAAAGATAAAGATTTCCTAATAATCCAAAAAGCCGAACCAAGCCTCAAAATAATTTTAAAAGAATTATTCTAG
- a CDS encoding nucleotidyl transferase AbiEii/AbiGii toxin family protein: MEELIRKAGDLGLEPENVIREAFQKLILYAIAYNNLDDYYVLQGGTALRLFYNSPRYSLDLDFTLINSIKRAVMDFEKIKNTIAKVLSYEGVNVVKRREKIFENEGFYRLFLDFDTTRLLDRRIRIKIEVYEHRYEKVVFDKKILDIDYPLATSVGIIVKKPQQLLADKISSLAGGEARGYIRWRDVFDIYWLVVKLKAGIDKNYLLQEFGSWIEKPENLEKILKKLETITREGDYSEILKELQKLLPPSLSKEDMVKEYVKVSMDILNEALMLVRR; this comes from the coding sequence ATGGAGGAATTAATCAGGAAAGCGGGAGATCTAGGTTTAGAACCAGAGAATGTTATAAGAGAGGCATTTCAGAAGTTAATACTCTACGCAATTGCCTACAACAATTTAGACGATTACTATGTTCTCCAAGGGGGCACGGCTCTCCGATTATTCTATAATTCACCCCGTTACTCTCTCGACTTAGATTTTACCCTGATTAACAGTATTAAAAGAGCAGTAATGGATTTCGAAAAAATAAAGAATACAATAGCTAAAGTACTCAGCTACGAGGGTGTCAATGTAGTTAAAAGAAGAGAAAAAATATTCGAGAATGAGGGCTTCTACAGGTTATTCCTTGACTTCGACACTACGAGGTTGCTGGATAGAAGGATTAGGATAAAAATTGAAGTGTACGAACATAGGTATGAGAAGGTAGTTTTTGATAAAAAAATACTCGATATCGACTATCCCTTAGCTACTTCAGTCGGAATAATAGTTAAAAAGCCGCAGCAATTATTGGCTGATAAAATATCTTCACTCGCGGGAGGCGAGGCGAGAGGCTACATTAGATGGCGAGACGTCTTCGATATATACTGGCTAGTCGTCAAGCTAAAGGCAGGCATAGACAAAAACTACCTCCTCCAAGAGTTCGGTTCATGGATAGAGAAGCCTGAAAACCTCGAAAAAATCCTTAAAAAACTCGAGACCATAACTAGAGAAGGAGATTATTCGGAAATTTTAAAAGAACTTCAAAAACTGCTACCACCCTCTCTATCAAAAGAAGATATGGTTAAGGAATATGTTAAGGTGTCCATGGATATCCTAAATGAGGCATTAATGCTCGTGAGAAGATGA
- a CDS encoding PaREP1 family protein: MYSVEIPKKLYEEAKKIGIDINEIVFTILTEKLKLDPKEIVKARLELAEKFLKEAEQYLEKGDSVQASEKIYKTVEECIKALAQYYDTPEYRKALKENRWWIQLLGKTSRRIARQLNEPKIEYVWAIAYDLHVWGFHEAKYGVEDIQEDLKHAEWLLSYAKQIMLNHSGILSQNDNTK, from the coding sequence ATGTACAGCGTGGAGATCCCGAAAAAGCTATACGAAGAAGCAAAAAAGATAGGTATAGACATCAACGAAATAGTCTTTACAATCTTAACTGAAAAACTCAAGCTAGACCCTAAAGAAATTGTAAAAGCCCGTCTAGAACTCGCAGAGAAGTTTTTAAAAGAAGCTGAACAGTACCTAGAAAAAGGTGACTCTGTACAAGCAAGCGAAAAAATTTACAAAACAGTAGAAGAGTGTATCAAGGCTCTTGCACAATACTATGACACTCCAGAGTACCGCAAAGCTCTTAAAGAGAATAGGTGGTGGATACAGCTTCTAGGAAAAACCTCTAGAAGAATAGCACGACAGCTAAACGAGCCTAAAATAGAGTACGTATGGGCTATAGCATACGACCTACATGTGTGGGGATTCCACGAAGCAAAATATGGAGTAGAAGACATTCAAGAAGACCTCAAGCATGCAGAATGGCTACTAAGCTACGCAAAACAAATAATGCTCAACCATTCCGGAATTTTAAGCCAGAATGATAATACAAAGTAA